Genomic DNA from Prunus persica cultivar Lovell chromosome G1, Prunus_persica_NCBIv2, whole genome shotgun sequence:
TTCTGTACAGTGTAGACAGTGGTTCTCTTGGCTCTCTACACATTGTAACAATTATAAACCATTTTAGTTACATCTACGGAGAAGCATACATGCCCCCAGCACTTCATTGCGTGCCTTCACTTGCTATGAATACGTGAGGTGGTATTGGATAATGAATTATCGAATGTGTTTAAATTGATAATACTCCCAGCTATGattgttttgaaaataaaaataaaaatttcatgttGCTGCAATGTGAACATTCttttaatcaaataaatatgaaCATCAAACGATTGATCAAGTATCATGTCTTCCAGGAATTCTTGAATAGAAGGGCATCACCAATACTTTGATCGACATTTGTTACTTTCGAATGAAAGCTGTAACTTATGTATTTGCCTTCTCAGAGCATTAATTTCAGCATATATGCCTCTACTCCATTCTTAGCCCCTTCAAGATTTTTCTGGTGTCGTTCAATCACGTGCGAGCCTTGGCTTTGTAGGATTTAACCCCTGCCTCCAATTCAGAGATTCATTGCACGAAGTTATGGCTTTTGCACAAGTGGAATATGACTGCATATGTTCTAGTTAAATTTGAATACCAATTATCTCTATGAAACTTGATGCTGCTAGGTCATGAAACTACCAAAAGCATGGGGTAGAAATTCTTCCCTATCTGGGGCAGTAATTCATGCCCCCATTCGTGCCCCTAATTCAATCGATTTGGTACAAACCGTTGCATGCATCCCAATAAAAATTGGATACTAACCTCTGAAAAGTTGAAGGCTCATTTCACGAAAATTCTTTTGTGAGATTTTGGAGCCGTGCGTGATTGGTATAGCCCAATTCACATTGTGTTTTGGCAAGAAGATGCACTGTGATAAAAATGTATAGTTGTGAAATGACAAAAGAGTATAGAAATTCTTCTCTGTTGGGAGATTTAATTCATGCCCCCATTGTAGCTTCCAAGGCAAGAGTGTACCATGGCTTCTCATTATGACTTTTTGTACGATTCCCACAGACAGCGCCAATTGTTGGAGGGGAAAATTTCGGATCCTCCAACAAGTAATTTGATTTCCGTGTTGAGAAGCCGGACACCATTTTGATTGCCACAAGTGAGAGAGGAAGGGGGTACTTGCAAGAAAACACTCCGACGCTCAAGTCAGTGTTCGTTCATGAATATTGTAGTAGAATCAATCATACCTCTCCCCCCTTATGCTAGGAAATTAtttggccttttataggcatttggGCTCCAAGTTCCATGTTCCATGGTTTTCTCCATGATACACAATCACTCCATCATGGGCATGGTAGTGAGTGATTATGAGGACTTTGTCATGTGGCATGAAACATGCTAGTCTTTGATCATGGGCATAGGACATGTTTGCCTTGGTAGGCCTTGGCCATCAAGTCCCACGAATCCCATGATGTCatggataaaaaataaaacatgtgTACCTCCACTTCCCCAAGTTTAAGTTGCGAGTGGATTGATTTCTTGAGGAGTAATTTTTGATCCCACGGGTGGTTATTCTAAATATCTTGAAAACATCGGATAATATAGGACAAGTGAAGTGGTTTTTTTACAAAGGCATCGCAACAATAAAGACATCGTTGCTTATGAAGTTATGATACAAATCAACTACAacatttctataaataccgatgctaaattaattatagacatcggaaaataaaaagtaagtgAGGTGGTTCTTGTGAAAAAACATCAGTGGTATATAAAGAACCGATGTTGTCGTCAAAGACATCGGAAGTCAACATAATTTGGACGAAAGTCAACAATTGAAGCTCATTAAGGCATCACTTTGGTTGAAGAAACCGATGTTTTTTCTGTAAAAGGCATCGGGTTTTCCATGATGCCTTTTATACCCCCATTTAGCATCACCTTACGAGGCATTGGTATGTGATAGTAAAAGGCATTGGTTTTTCCCCAATGCCTATTAGCCTTTTTGTAGTAGTCTGTCAAGAACATTCTCAGCTCAAATCTAGAGGGGCTTCGACCCCTCGAGAGGTTCTAATCCAAACCCTATATTAGCACAATCATCAAGTTATTATGAGCcttaattatcaattttataTCATTATCATTAACATCATTTGGTCCTAATCAAAGTTAacgattttattttgtttttgtatgtaAAATTTAGGTTGGATTGGGCAACCAACTTCCGCTCCACAGGTGCCTCCATCCATGCACAAGTGATCTTGAATATACTTTGTCAGACACAGGcctgttaacaatttttttgtttgtttaattacTCAGTTTCAGGAATAAATGGTTAATTTGTATTCTTTACGTTTGAAGATTAATAATGTTGACAAATGTGTGCTTAAGAGAGGGTGTCTTCCTGTCACGCCCAGGATTTGGGGTAcggtggaaaaaaaaaaaaccgcaCCCTGtgaatgagaaaataaaaaatggccaaaaaaaggtttaaaataaacttctcttataaaaatagcTCCAAAGTCATACAAGAgtacaagaaataaataaagttctATCATTCTTATCTAATTCAACATCAGCTCGCCTATCACCTGTCTTTTGGGTTTTACAACTGCAAGGTCTATAAAGGGGTGAGCAAAACCACAGCTTAGTAGGGACATAAATCTTTCCATATTAAAttgatataattaaattaagtgacatgcaatcacataacaaataaaagataataataCATGAATGAGCTTCGATTCTACCCAACCCATTAATCTATATAATAAGGCAAACAAATCTGCATGTCCCATACCATGGATTTTACTACTGTAATTTTGAATGCCCTATTATATAAACTCACCTCATCTTAATCATCCCATAATTCCCCTTTTGCTAGTCTTCTTGTCTAAGCCATTGATCTCCAAGCCCACCAAATCACCCAATCGACAATTATACCGCCAATATCCGAATCTACTATGCACACGGGCTCGCCTGAACTTGGTCCATACAATGATCagactcaactacacaaaagatCCTTCCCATTACCCtctttttcataatttctttattaatCCCAAAAATTCCAACCATCATCGATAACATATgaacatgtcaatattaataaaataatataatgatAATCAACAACATGTAAACATCCAATATAAAAACATtaatcaaattataatattaagcATAATATAGTTCtcacgaaatttaattaaatccaTTTCTATAAAGGCTACTCAAGAAACTCTCTACCTCAATTCCAAAGCATAACTCCAAATTAGTAAAACACAAGCAAAGTTCTCTGTGTCCTCCAATATCATATTTCCTCGCATCTCTCTTTCACTTTGTCTTTCCCATATTTCTTTTCTACTTTCTTTTCtgctatctctctctctctctctctgaaagaACTATCACCAAATAGTGAACAAATAGTATTGAACAAATAGTGAAGTAGGCTCCTATTTATAGTAGAAATAAGATTCGGTTAAAGATGAGATAGAAAGAGAATATGTGGGCATATCAAGTAGGTGGTGTCAATTGGCATGTGAATATATGAATGTGAATTCATCAAGATATAAAGATGACAACTCACTCGGTGATAGTGCTTTTACGTTGACTGTAGTAAAGTGACGTGTTCAACAACAGTATGATCAAAGTTGATCACTACAACTCTTAAACTTAGCATTTAGTTTTGCATGCAGGAGTTGATGAGAGAAAGACATATCTAAACAAACAAGTAAGTATTATTATAAAATGCAGGGCTTCACACttccatcattattttttaagtttttggaTCGAGCTTTTGTATACTTCCAATCCCATGTGGATcgagcttttgcttttgtacaCCTCGACCATATAATTATTACCCTGAAATTCGAACTCGTAGAAGAAAAAGTAACAATGTCCTGCTCTACCAAGAGAAGAAGTATATATGCCTATAATAGCGCGTTCCAGCTGTAGGTGGGTTTAGTCTTGTCTAGGGTCTTACTCAGTATATATTGATTCTTTGTAAGTGGATATAAACCATTTGTATTGATTCTTTGTAAGTGTATATAAATCAtttgtattgattttttttgtcaagcaAGGCACTTGTACATTCTTTGTTAgcaactctctctttctctcttacaTCTTCTCTTACATTTCcttcaaaagaaaaccatgGACGTTGACTATGGTCATCGCCCTCAGCAGTGGTCACGTGGTCTTTGTAACTGTGGAGACGATATTTGTACATGTAAGATATAAATTCTCTCTCCGGCCAAAATTCACTTTGTCTATTATAGTTACCTTACCTGACAAGTTAAATTCATACCAAGTAACATTTTTTAGCACTTCTTTCATACATATATACTCAACCCACCCAATTGGTGAAATTGATCTTGTGGTGTAGGTTGCATCTCATGGTTTCTCCCATGCATCACCTTTGGCCGAATCGCAGAAATCATCGACGAAGGACAAAATTGTAAGTGTCACAAGACCAAAAAGATTTCCCAAATCTATAAACATGGCGAATATATAACTGGTCTCTCACATTTAGTTCTCTGGTAATAATCACGTGATCACTTAGTGTGAGAGAACAATTGCGATGCACAACGTACATTAATTTCTCCATTGTATATGGAAAAGTTAATTTCTCCGTTTTATATGGAAAAGTTAATTTCTCCTTGCACCGGCTCTGCCTGACTTTAATTATTAAGATGATTAGGTCAATGGTGAATTATTAATTGGCGGTtggattttgtaattttagcTTGCCTTTCCCATAGCATAGTGTACGGGTTCCTGTTGATGATTCGATGCCAATGGGTCTACTCATGCATGTATAGAGAGAAATTGCGCCAAAAATTTGGTCTGCCGGAGGAGCCTTGTGGTGATTGTTGTGTTCATTTCTTCTGTGAACCGTGTGCCCTCTGCCAAGAACATGCTGAGCTCAAATCTAGAGGCTTCGACCCCTCCAAAGGTTTTAAACTAATCCTACACCACACATATATGTCGTCATCGTATAGTTATGACCTTAAATTTATCATTATTTACGTCATTTGGGCGGTacatcaatttttattttgtatttgtttttgtgatgTAGGTTGGATTGGGGCACCAACTGCTGCTCCACAGGTGCCTTCTTCCATGATCAAATGATCGCCAATGTACTTGGCAGACAATTAATGTCGTGTTTGTCTTCTCCatgtcttttttgtttttgtttgatggAATTTGCTTTGTGTTGTATGAATATGTATTGATATTGTTGATAAAGTGCGTGTATAAGCGAGGATGTTCCATATCCAACGTATTGTAATGAATGTGCgattgtttgttttatgttcGGATACATTTCACATCAACTGGATTAAGGAGTTAAAAAAACAAGCTTTAACTTCAAATCTCACCAAGGATGTTCACTTCAATAAAAGCACTCGAAATTTGAGTAGTTATTGTCACTCATAAATATGTGAGAGGAATCAAAGGAATAGGATGTACTCACATAATCGAAATTAAGGCATAAGACATGAATAAAAGATCTCATGGAAAGATATCGCatatttgaaaacattaaaactATCCGACCATAGTCCTTCCACGCCTATTCTCCACATAAGGAACCATACTTCTCCTTGGATCAAATAGGACTTCCACTAAGGTTGTAATGGGGCTTAGGGTGATGggtgaaacaagaaaaatgtaTGGAAACGACAAGGTCTAGAGAACCAGTAATAAAGCATCATTTGATAATGAGAGATTGTTGAACTTTGTATCATGCAAGAGTAGACTCGAAATTTTTAGCTTTTCTTGTTctccatttttctcttctttactTTTCTTGAACTGGCCGGTTCTTTTGATGAGTTACCATACCACAAACTTATGCTTTTGAAACACTTAGGATATgacactttctttttcttttcttttgtaagcTCTTTGAAGTCCTTGCATTCTTGAgaatatctttaaaatataatatgcttTTCTAGTTCTCTAGAAAGGGTAAGGATGTATATATTGAAGGGTTATTATGGTACGGGTGATGTGGTTTAAACAAAGAAATATGCTCAATTTAGAAGGCTCAAAGGGTTAATTAAGGATAATTAATGAACGGGTTGGCTAGAAAGGCtcaaatgaaagaaacaaGGCCTATATCATTTCCTTGGATCCATGTGGTTTATGAAATATGCCTCAAATAGATAGTGACAGTAGTTCTAGCAAACAATTTAAATATCCTCAAGTACTTAACCAAAAGAAGGAATAATGAGATCACAACAACTTGTAgacaagaaaattaaagaataatATAACACTCAAGAAAGAAAGGCATAGGCTCAACAAAAGCTCACATGATGAGGGTTATATAAGTTTACACTAGCTCTTATTTACCAATTAAATCATGTGAAATTCCCAATCAAAAATCATATTACATGGCTATGTGCATAGAGTTTTGCCAAGATCATAAGAATATAGCTAACACAAAGATAATGTAAAGAACTATTATCATGCTCACATTTTCTTGAAAGTATAAAGATCAAATCTCATCATAGAATTGGGAAGTAgctacaaaaaataaataataaaaaacgcaaactaaaaagaaaatatttttgagttttcttgaatttttctgttttttatttttttattttaaataaagaaaaaagggacaaaacaaaaccaacaaaataaaagaaaagagaattaAATGCGTAAAAACACAAACTAGTTAAATGAAAgcaaaagttaaaaaagaaacTCAACAACTAATAAGGCACCATGCAAAAGAGTTAACGCGACTCTTATGGGTCTTGCAAAAAATGCGTGGGTTAGAGTGattcaccttttttttattttaatattttaaaatgcaGTTTTTGACCCAGGCGCGAAGAATTTGACATATTTCAAAAACTACTTGGTAAAATTTGACGTTCTTTATATGGTTGAATTCATAacgaaaaagagaagaatgtTCCGcatgccaaaataaaaaaacagaagccaAAAAGAACAGacttcgaccaaaaaaaagacaGCAGATGTTGTAGCCACAATGAAACAAAGACAGCAGatattgattaattaaatattattaatcaaGCCAACCAAGTATAGCCTTCACTACTAAGCCCATCAGCCCACCAATTTAATTGGTGTCAAAATATCATGCTTATAAAGCATGTAAACCATTGTATCCTCTGATGTGGGATAATTAAACTTCCAACACTCTTACTATGCAATAATCCCTCCAAAATATAATTTGGAATGCAGTTGAACTTTGTACTAACACAAAGACAGAAGTCTGAAATGACAATAAAAAGAACACTACCAACCAAACAATCACAGCAAAACCAAGCAAAATCCATTACAAAGTATTTCAATTACTGAAAAGCACAACAAAAAGTAAATTCCTAGTTCCTAAATCCTAGTAGGTACAATAAAACCTGAGGAAAAGACTGCTTCACCCTGTCAGCCTtctctgaggcaagaaaactGTGTACACTACAGGTAGGTGCTTGGATCATCTTTTCACAGAGAATCACACAAATTGTGGCATTTCTTTCCTGTCCTGGTAAGTTCAGTTTCACACATGCGCTTACTCTGCTGCAGAGCTTCGGCATACTTTATCAATGTCAAGTCCCAGCTGCAGCTACCGTAACACAAATTCAGCACTTTTGCACACTTGAACCTTAGCATTTTTACTATAAGAACAAGAGATAACTTGTTCGCATGACCAACTACGACGAAAATCCAATTGCTGATGGACTCTGGCTTTCTAAATTGTTGTTAAcatgtaaaaaataataaacaagaagggaaaagaaaataaataaataaaggaacaGGTAATATAGTGATGTAAAATGAAGAACAACGAGAATTAATCTACAGTTTGAAATTAAGCAATTACCTATCCGTTGCATCAGTACGCTTCTCCAATTACAAGGGAAGGTACATGTTGAATTTTACAGAAATCCTCTCCATCTTCCTGAATCCTACTGTGGAGTTCTTTAGACATCCCTGTAATGGTTAATTCCCTGAGATTAGTAAGATATCTTAGCCCATCTGGAAGTGTCGTCAATCCCCTGCAATATTCAATGTGCAATCGACAGAGACTAGGCATGGCTCCTTCCTCTACCCTCCAGTCTGTTATTTCGCGCCTGCCATAAACGAAAAGAAATTCAAGAGAAGGAAAGCCGCCTTTGGAGAAAACCAGTATCTTTGTGTTCTCCTCGAAAGCTTCATTTATGAGGCGTAGAGTTGTCAAGTTTGGTATCTTCTCTAGTATTCCCATTTGGTCCTCCTTGAGACCATACCTACGCAATTGTGACTTGGCGAGGTTTGGATAGCTGTGGAGCTCTTTCGGCAATTCTGCGGTTGGCCCAAACAGCTTCAATTTGTATATATGCCGACAACTTGATACTATTTGCCTAACCTGCTCCTCATAACTACTCTTCCTTGCAGagttataatcaatgtacacAAATAGAGACCGGATACGGTTTAGCATGCTGCCtgcaaatttcaaaatttcctcGAGATTTTCCACGGAGTTTGCCAGTTTTATGTTCAGTTCTCTAAGACTGGTTAATCCAGCAACATCTTTCAAATCACAATACTCAGTTGAAAGCACATCTAAGGTCTGTAAATGACCAAGAGTAGACAGCTTCAGGTTACCTCTTGCTGTGTAATGGATAGGTAAATATATATGTCTTAATTGTTTCATATTCCATATCACATTTGGGATGACCATGTGGCTTTTTTGAACACGAAAATCAAGAGTTTGCAAGCATATCAAATTACCTAGGGATGGTGGAAACCTTTTCATTTTGCTACCCCTCACACTTAGAAACCTTAGGTGGATGATATTTCCAATTTCACTTGGCAACTCTACTTCTACTTTCATATCTTCAATCTTCAAGACTCTTAAGAACTTTGAAATTCATCAGCAAAGATAGTAACAACTTTTCACTTTTCTGCCTCCGTTCTGTTAGGCCAAAGTATAATAGAGACCTCTCATGGCCATTTGTTTCATATCTTGATGAAAGCAACCTATCAGGGTTCTCATCCAAGTAAATTGAAAGTCTTCGAACTTTCCCTAATGGTGCTGCCTTGGCTACCATAGAAGAAGTAAAAGGATTAGTTGCTTCATTTTCTTGCAAAGAATAGCAATTATGTACAAAGCTTTCCTCTTTTGCCTTCAACAAACACAAGTTTCGTGTAAGGTCATGGATCCGACACGTTTTCATTGTCCCACTTGAACCAGTTGTTCCCACTTGAACCGCACACCTTTCCACCAACTCACTTAAACAATTGCGTGCTATCTCCTCCGTTGTTTCCCCAAAACATGTCTTGGTTATCTTAATAAGATAAGACCTTCTGCCACCCATAACTTAGTCAATATGCTCACTAAAATCTCTAGGTCTTCAGAATAATGGCCTAAATATAAAAGGCATGGTTTTAAGTGATATGGTAGATGATCATAACTGAGCGCCAACACCTAAGAAGCACGGACACAGATACGAATACGGCGATACGATACGACACGACATGGAAATACGGTAAATTTCTAAAAACTAGAATACGATATGTCATGGATAcggttattaaaaatatatattaataaatattaataaatatatataacctaaaatgtattttaaataaattataaattataacttATAAATATAGTAAAGCATTTTGGGCTTTCTTTTCtgattctttatatttttgggCATGTATATCTTTTTCCACCCAAATACATCAttacccaaagcccattttaATACTTTTGCTTGAGACCCAAACCCATAAACAGAtctatggaaaaaaaaaattgttataaaatgacctgaaatatgtacgaatattgagctgcacgtaaagtagatgagacacagcatttaacgaggttcggctatgcctacgtcctcggagagcagcagcagtaacttttcattatataaaataatatggctacaactttagtgtttacaatatgtgtggctcactgaattttctctctaggagaatttctctctgctctctctttcttctttcttccttctcttcctcttgtctctttccttttctctctttcctctttctctttttcctcttctttgtttcctcttctctctttcctcttctttgtttctttccgtttTTCTTACTTCTCTTTGCAGGCAGGAGgattgcctatttataggcatgaTAAATGGCACCCGTGATGTTTCTATCCAATCATCTTCACTATTCACTATTCACCCGTGAATAAACTCATGCACTAAAgtctacaaacaaatagtaagtgggctccactactttatactttacaacactcccccttggagaccacatgtccctagattggttgcctcattaaaatcttgcttggagaaaacctagtaaggtagagaactgatgcaaggaagaaagaagagtacaacaatctgtatagcatacttctggatgctccccctgattaatatctccccctaatgtcttcatgactatcttttggagtgagaatctttcggagtgagtggaggatgtagccattaacaattctcgtagttgagtaagtaaatatgtttccagtgagctatctctatgtaaatcatagaaattttcagagtccgcgtttctaacaaaacttgggctatttgtaagttcacttgaaagaatatgcccgtacaaggtgttatgcggagatagcatcaaatatacctcacatcattccaaaatgatggtgatggagttgagccctatctggaaaatatgatgtccggtcgaatatacttccggaaaatcattaaagtgtccaacggataatcctcataaaaatgcttcaatactttcttagtataagcaagaatctcgttggcataatgctcgatccttaagtcgagacaaatatttcttgaactcttgagaagctttaatgtgttgcaaacacattataatcaatatactCACTGATGTAATTTTTGtacattaatattgagtacaaattttgtgcttcaggcacatgtcattcagggacttgcttcatgcaatttcaatcctttcaaggattttgtttaaagggattaaactttatgacacattatatagctttaacccagctatttatacatctttagggaatcacttcaggtgatatgctctgtgcatttaataacccttaaagataacatgttggtctccgtaaatgtgcaataaaggggcacaattgaatctataaatatggagaaaacccaacattccttgtttctgccaaaaacattgtgtcatacaaagtaggtatattcccttttattccgaacacccaagtataacttttaatattaacatcttttggggttcgtactgtgggtttgttctttcacgttcattctcatctataatggaattgcctcattccattttggccaatgatattgtcgacttttaataattgaacgtggttccaatcaacacagcccattgatgatttgagtagctactccaaaatcaaaatttgtcattcatcaatttatgatcccaccattctcatttgcatgcgcatacatcaattataagcatttcttttcttttgggtacccaagccactacagagggcttttattatgtgagaatgtggattataacctccaatggagcgttattttatagtagggcgtggataatctccatttagggagttggaacatttagaacccatatatctgtcatgctgcaggcatgccaccgattaatacatacatgtcaattaatttatgggactttaacccatacaatttgctacgcattaggcgtgcacaatatcaatattgacatgtcaaaggattgtcctttcgggacttcaatccacatcatttgctacgcaacaggcgtgcatcatattgatcactgctatacccatattctgttcttatgggactttaatctgtgcagtgtattatcaatgtatccaacttgcaatctgtaaaatttgcgttaataattcatggatacatacaagccattcttttggaacggacttatctccccatttggttacctttcaagataaaatattgaataggtatataagcataaaataacacaagtattgcttacatccttaggtgggagaaacttttctcaagtatcattcaagctcatatcggcccagtaaatataatgtagcgcttgatgatctagttatatcctgcaagagcaaaaatcacaactcttttgcctctgtcaaaacaaataaccctcatagttaggattacttcatggattcattcttcagatgttcattctaaagaaataaaatctcttatgaacagagagttataaaaagagaaaaaatgcaaaaataatgtgatattgattgcaagagaaggtaagcaatcagggaaggaagctggtgggagcagacaataagctctcatatctc
This window encodes:
- the LOC18793049 gene encoding putative disease resistance protein At1g50180, translated to MGGRRSYLIKITKTCFGETTEEIARNCLSELVERCAVQVGTTGSSGTMKTCRIHDLTRNLCLLKAKEESFVHNCYSLQENEATNPFTSSMVAKAAPLGKVRRLSIYLDENPDRLLSSRYETNGHERVLKIEDMKVEVELPSEIGNIIHLRFLSVRGSKMKRFPPSLARGNLKLSTLGHLQTLDVLSTEYCDLKDVAGLTSLRELNIKLANSVENLEEILKFAGSMLNRIRSLFVYIDYNSARKSSYEEQVRQIVSSCRHIYKLKLFGPTAELPKELHSYPNLAKSQLRRYGLKEDQMGILEKIPNLTTLRLINEAFEENTKILVFSKGGFPSLEFLFVYGRREITDWRVEEGAMPSLCRLHIEYCRGLTTLPDGLRYLTNLRELTITGMSKELHSRIQEDGEDFCKIQHVPSLVIGEAY
- the LOC18790722 gene encoding cell number regulator 10, with amino-acid sequence MDVDYGHRPQQWSRGLCNCGDDICTCCISWFLPCITFGRIAEIIDEGQNSCLSHSIVYGFLLMIRCQWVYSCMYREKLRQKFGLPEEPCGDCCVHFFCEPCALCQEHAELKSRGFDPSKGWIGAPTAAPQVPSSMIK